A single genomic interval of Coregonus clupeaformis isolate EN_2021a chromosome 36, ASM2061545v1, whole genome shotgun sequence harbors:
- the snap25a gene encoding synaptosomal-associated protein 25-A isoform X2 — MAEDLDMRNELSDMQQRADQLGDESLESTRRMLQLVEESKDAGIRTLVMLDEQGEQLDRVEDGMNHINQDMKEAEKTLKDLGKCCGLFICPCNKMKSGGSKAWGNNQDGVVASQPARVVDEREQMAISGGFIRRVTDDARENEMDENLEQVGGIIGNLRHMALDMGNEIDTQNRQIDRIMEKADSNKTRIDEANQRATKMLGSG; from the exons ATGGCTGAAGACTTGGACATGCGCAATGAGCTGTCGGATATGCAGCAACGCGCCGACCAGCTCGGAGATGAG TCGCTCGAGAGCACTCGTCGTATGCTACAGCTGGTGGAAGAG AGTAAAGATGCTGGTATCAGGACTTTGGTTATGTTGGACGAGCAAGGAG AACAACTCGATCGTGTTGAAGATGGCATGAACCATATCAACCAAGACATGAAGGAGGCCGAAAAAACTTTAAAAGATTTAGGGAAATGCTGTGGCCTTTTCATATGTCCCTGTAACAA GATGAAGAGTGGAGGCAGCAAGGCTTGGGGGAACAACCAGGATGGGGTGGTAGCCAGTCAGCCTGCCCGTGTGGTGGATGAACGCGAACAGATGGCCATCAGTGGAGGATTCATTCGCAG GGTAACAGATGATGCCCGGGAAAATGAGATGGATGAGAACTTGGAGCAGGTGGGAGGCATCATCGGTAACCTGCGTCACATGGCTCTGGATATGGGCAACGAGATCGACACCCAGAATCGCCAGATCGACAGGAtcatggagaag GCTGATTCTAACAAGACCAGGATTGACGAAGCCAACCAGCGGGCCACTAAGATGCTGGGCAGTGGCTAA
- the snap25a gene encoding synaptosomal-associated protein 25-A isoform X1, which translates to MAEDLDMRNELSDMQQRADQLGDESLESTRRMLQLVEESKDAGIRTLVMLDEQGEQLERIEEGMDQINKDMKDAEKNLNDLGKFCGLCSCPCNKMKSGGSKAWGNNQDGVVASQPARVVDEREQMAISGGFIRRVTDDARENEMDENLEQVGGIIGNLRHMALDMGNEIDTQNRQIDRIMEKADSNKTRIDEANQRATKMLGSG; encoded by the exons ATGGCTGAAGACTTGGACATGCGCAATGAGCTGTCGGATATGCAGCAACGCGCCGACCAGCTCGGAGATGAG TCGCTCGAGAGCACTCGTCGTATGCTACAGCTGGTGGAAGAG AGTAAAGATGCTGGTATCAGGACTTTGGTTATGTTGGACGAGCAAGGAG AGCAACTGGAGCGCATCGAAGAAGGAATGGACCAAATCAATAAGGACATGAAGGATGCAGAAAAGAATTTGAACGATCTAGGAAAATTCTGTGGTCTTTGCTCCTGTCCATGTAACAA GATGAAGAGTGGAGGCAGCAAGGCTTGGGGGAACAACCAGGATGGGGTGGTAGCCAGTCAGCCTGCCCGTGTGGTGGATGAACGCGAACAGATGGCCATCAGTGGAGGATTCATTCGCAG GGTAACAGATGATGCCCGGGAAAATGAGATGGATGAGAACTTGGAGCAGGTGGGAGGCATCATCGGTAACCTGCGTCACATGGCTCTGGATATGGGCAACGAGATCGACACCCAGAATCGCCAGATCGACAGGAtcatggagaag GCTGATTCTAACAAGACCAGGATTGACGAAGCCAACCAGCGGGCCACTAAGATGCTGGGCAGTGGCTAA